One Halococcus salsus genomic window, CGAATAGGTTCTAAGCATTTTGTACCACTTTCAGAGAAAAAGGGTGCTATCGTGGTTGTGAGCTTCGCTCTTCCGTTTGGACTCGGGCTGGCAGCTCTGCTTATCGGCATCGCTTTCGTTTCAGGAATCGGTATTACCGCGATCGGACCCGGTGGAATCTTTCTGACTGTTGCTTTGTATGCGCTCACGTCGGTTGATTCAGCAGTTATTGCTGGTACAGTGCAGGTTGCCTTTCTTGCGACGGGTCTGTTAGGTGCTCTTGCGTATATTCGATCGGGCGAACTCTCCAGAGAGAATCTGCTTCTAACTGGACTGCTCTGTATTGGGAGTATTGGAGGAGCACTGTTAGGCGCGTGGCTAAATGGATTCGTCTCCCGAGAGCTGTTTGGATTACTACTGGGCTGTCTTACCGGACTCACTGGCGTCACTATCGTCTATCGTGAATATCGTGATCTGGGAGCTATCAGCGCTCTTACTCCAGAAACCACTCGTGGGAAAGTGGGGTATCTCTTCTTGGGAGTCGTCCTTGGAACGTTTAGTGGCCTTCTCGGGGTTGGAGGACCAGTCATTGCAGTTCCAGCACTCGTGATTCTTGGAGTACCGATGCTGTTCGCTGTGGCTGTTGCCCAGGTACAATCCGTCTTTATCGCGCTGTTTGCTGCAGTAGGATATCTTTCTCAGGGAGCCATATCCCCTTCTCTCGCGGTTCTTGTAGGTGCTCCACTCTTGGCTGGTGTCCTCCTTGGATGGAAGATAGCTCATCGAATCGAACCATCTCGACTAAAAATAGTACTTGGTGGGATACTCATTGTTGTAACTCCTTACCTCGCGTTCTAACTTTTGGACAGTAATCTCAACAATTATGTTATCATTTACACAAACTAACAGAGCTCAGAAGAGTAACACGGAACCGTGTAGTTCTCATGAGTGGAGTGAGAGTGTCTTTCTAGTGAGTTCTGAAGAAGACGGCCCCTCAGGCGCGACGTTGTCGTATCGGAACATCATTGAGCGTGAGATGGAGAATGCGTTGAAAGAGATGGACCGGCCCGCGCTTGGGACGTTCATTTCGGGGTTTTCTGCAGGACTTAACTTAAGTTTCGGCGCACTGTTCATGGCCATGGTACTCACCTTCGCCGGTGGGTTCGGTTCAGATCTCACGAAACAACTCGCGCTCGCGGGCGTCTCTTCGATCGCTTTTCTGTTCGTGGTTATCGGTCAAACAGAACTGTTCACCGCCCATTCGACTATGGCAGTTCTCCCGGTACTCGATGGACGGGCGTCGATTCGCGACCTCGGGCGGATTTGGAGCGTAACGTATGTCTCGAATCTGCTGGGATGTGCGGCGTTCGTTGGGCTCATTGCTGCTATCGGTGAGCCGATGGGTATCGCCACTCCCTCAGCCTTCGGGTCACTTGCAGGCGCGCTCATTGAGGTTCCATGG contains:
- a CDS encoding sulfite exporter TauE/SafE family protein, translated to MVVSFALPFGLGLAALLIGIAFVSGIGITAIGPGGIFLTVALYALTSVDSAVIAGTVQVAFLATGLLGALAYIRSGELSRENLLLTGLLCIGSIGGALLGAWLNGFVSRELFGLLLGCLTGLTGVTIVYREYRDLGAISALTPETTRGKVGYLFLGVVLGTFSGLLGVGGPVIAVPALVILGVPMLFAVAVAQVQSVFIALFAAVGYLSQGAISPSLAVLVGAPLLAGVLLGWKIAHRIEPSRLKIVLGGILIVVTPYLAF
- a CDS encoding formate/nitrite transporter family protein, with amino-acid sequence MSSEEDGPSGATLSYRNIIEREMENALKEMDRPALGTFISGFSAGLNLSFGALFMAMVLTFAGGFGSDLTKQLALAGVSSIAFLFVVIGQTELFTAHSTMAVLPVLDGRASIRDLGRIWSVTYVSNLLGCAAFVGLIAAIGEPMGIATPSAFGSLAGALIEVPWWTILLSGVVAGWLMGMATWLSAASRDTIGRIVFVLLTTAAIGFGPFHHAILGTTEVLSAIVLGAGVAPRAFIPFLVFTTLGNIIGGTVFVALLNYGHIALAGKQKDIDFQADGIEDS